From a region of the Sphingopyxis sp. YR583 genome:
- a CDS encoding TonB-dependent receptor domain-containing protein: MRRACSTTIAFALAAAPAAALAQRADDNATTSAEDAFGTSIGGEQIGIYNPGYVRGFSAQEAGNIRLDGLYIDQQATFTDRAIAGLQMRVGLSAQGYPFPAPTGIADYELRKPGDRRLLSVSGRLGPFGSKVLELDGQLPVTDRLAVGAGYGLFADRNHTGGAAKFRTAALIARWQPVDGVEITPFWSRIGIADEELPPLLLTAGDYLPPRLNRVTRIGQKWAANHGETVNAGLVSTVRRGDWTFKAGAFRSILDLDRSHTQLFLNVRPDGTADEVVIAEPGRRSASTSGELRLSRRFVDGPRLHTLHLSLKGRDRSRSYGGGREIFIGNHPIEDPVVFPEPASVFGPQTRDTVRQWTAGIAYEGRWKDVGEIGIGVQKTDYRKRVFGPGAPVIATDDAPLLLNATVAVHASPSLAVYGSYTEGLEESPVAPGHAINRDEAPPAIRTRQIDAGLRWTITPAIRLVAGVFEVTKPFYSIDGARLFRQLGDVRHRGAEFSLSGQIAPGLTAIAGTALIDATLSGNAVDSGLLGKKPLASFGRLSTAVLDYRPTFAPAVSVDLVIESTSDRVASTDGKLVIPARAIASVGGRYRFKIGKAPATLRVQMANVGNKFGWANGASGIYLYNMPRRLTATLTTDLG; this comes from the coding sequence ATGCGCCGCGCCTGTTCGACCACGATCGCGTTTGCGCTCGCCGCAGCCCCCGCTGCAGCGCTCGCGCAGCGTGCCGACGACAATGCGACCACCAGTGCCGAGGATGCCTTCGGGACGTCGATCGGCGGTGAACAGATCGGCATCTACAATCCCGGCTATGTGCGCGGCTTTTCGGCGCAGGAGGCGGGCAACATCCGTCTCGACGGCCTCTATATAGACCAGCAGGCGACCTTCACCGATCGTGCGATCGCGGGATTGCAAATGCGCGTCGGCCTGTCGGCTCAGGGTTATCCGTTTCCCGCGCCGACCGGCATCGCCGACTATGAATTGCGCAAGCCCGGCGATCGGAGGCTGCTCAGCGTCAGCGGACGTCTCGGCCCCTTCGGATCGAAAGTGCTGGAACTCGACGGCCAGCTTCCGGTTACCGACCGGCTGGCGGTTGGCGCCGGCTATGGCCTGTTCGCCGACCGTAACCATACCGGCGGCGCCGCCAAATTCCGCACCGCGGCCCTGATCGCGCGGTGGCAGCCGGTCGATGGAGTCGAAATCACTCCCTTCTGGAGCCGCATCGGGATCGCCGATGAGGAACTGCCGCCGCTGTTGCTGACCGCAGGCGACTATCTGCCGCCGCGGCTAAATCGGGTGACGCGCATCGGCCAGAAATGGGCGGCCAACCATGGCGAGACCGTCAACGCCGGTCTCGTCTCCACGGTGCGGCGCGGCGACTGGACGTTCAAGGCCGGCGCTTTCCGCTCGATCCTCGACCTCGATCGCTCGCACACACAGTTGTTCCTCAACGTCCGGCCAGACGGCACCGCCGACGAGGTGGTGATCGCCGAACCCGGCCGGCGTTCGGCCTCGACCAGCGGTGAGTTGCGCCTGTCGCGCCGTTTTGTCGATGGACCGCGCCTCCACACGTTGCACCTGTCGCTGAAGGGGCGCGACCGCTCGCGCAGCTATGGCGGCGGACGCGAGATTTTCATTGGCAACCATCCGATCGAGGATCCCGTCGTTTTCCCCGAACCGGCGTCGGTCTTCGGGCCGCAGACACGCGACACAGTGCGCCAATGGACTGCGGGTATCGCTTATGAAGGGCGGTGGAAAGACGTCGGCGAAATCGGCATCGGCGTGCAGAAGACCGATTATCGGAAGCGCGTGTTCGGTCCCGGCGCGCCGGTGATCGCAACCGATGACGCGCCGTTGCTACTCAATGCGACCGTGGCCGTGCATGCTTCACCGTCGCTTGCCGTCTATGGGAGCTATACCGAGGGGCTGGAAGAAAGCCCGGTTGCGCCCGGTCACGCGATCAACCGCGACGAGGCGCCGCCCGCGATCCGCACGCGCCAGATCGACGCCGGTCTGCGCTGGACGATTACCCCCGCCATCCGCCTTGTCGCCGGTGTGTTCGAGGTAACGAAACCCTTCTACTCGATCGATGGCGCACGTCTGTTCCGCCAGCTTGGCGACGTCCGCCATCGCGGTGCCGAATTCTCGCTGTCCGGGCAAATCGCCCCCGGGTTGACCGCGATCGCGGGGACAGCGCTGATCGACGCGACCTTGTCGGGCAATGCCGTCGACAGCGGGCTGCTCGGCAAGAAGCCGCTCGCGAGTTTTGGCCGCCTGTCGACTGCTGTGCTCGATTACCGGCCGACCTTCGCGCCCGCCGTCTCCGTCGATCTGGTCATCGAAAGCACGTCGGATCGGGTGGCCAGCACCGACGGGAAGCTGGTCATCCCCGCGCGCGCGATCGCGTCGGTCGGCGGGCGCTATCGCTTCAAAATCGGCAAGGCGCCTGCGACGCTTCGCGTGCAGATGGCGAATGTCGGCAATAAATTCG